One Faecalispora anaeroviscerum genomic window carries:
- a CDS encoding undecaprenyl-diphosphate phosphatase, translating to MNVIEILKAVFLGVVEGITEWLPISSTGHLILVDQFLKLNESDGFKELFFVVIQLGAILAVIVFYWKKLWPFSNQGKLHIEKDTASLWMKILVACIPAAVIGLLLDDPIDALFYNYQTVSFTLVLYGILFIIIENHHKDSTAKIRDVNQMNYKTALFIGLFQVLALIPGTSRSGATIIGAMLLGTSRVAATEFTFYLAIPVMFGASLLKMLKYGLPGTSLEITVLLVGTLVAFLVSLLAIRFLTVYIKRHNFKVFGWYRIVLGIIVILTFLF from the coding sequence ATGAATGTAATAGAGATTTTAAAGGCAGTTTTTTTAGGCGTCGTGGAAGGAATCACCGAATGGCTGCCGATCAGCAGTACCGGCCATTTGATTCTGGTGGATCAGTTTTTAAAGCTGAACGAATCAGATGGATTTAAAGAGCTCTTTTTTGTGGTGATTCAGCTGGGAGCAATCTTGGCCGTCATTGTGTTTTATTGGAAAAAGCTATGGCCTTTTTCGAACCAAGGGAAATTACATATTGAGAAGGATACGGCTTCTTTATGGATGAAAATATTGGTTGCGTGTATCCCGGCCGCGGTCATCGGGCTATTGCTGGATGATCCGATCGATGCTTTGTTTTATAACTACCAGACCGTGTCCTTTACGCTGGTGTTGTATGGTATTCTTTTTATTATCATCGAGAATCACCACAAGGATTCCACTGCAAAAATACGTGACGTCAATCAAATGAATTATAAAACAGCGCTTTTCATCGGCCTGTTTCAGGTTTTGGCGCTCATCCCCGGTACCTCCCGTTCGGGAGCAACGATCATCGGCGCAATGCTGCTTGGAACATCCAGAGTTGCGGCCACAGAGTTTACGTTCTATTTGGCGATCCCGGTGATGTTCGGTGCAAGCTTACTGAAAATGCTAAAGTACGGATTGCCCGGTACCAGTTTGGAAATCACCGTTTTGCTGGTGGGAACGCTGGTGGCCTTCCTCGTATCGCTGCTTGCAATCCGGTTTTTAACGGTCTATATCAAGCGGCATAATTTTAAAGTGTTCGGTTGGTATCGAATCGTTCTTGGCATCATCGTGATATTGACATTTCTGTTTTAA
- a CDS encoding FtsX-like permease family protein, translated as MKHGFYARLAWTGIQKNRKTYLPYLLTCVGMVMMYYLISFLSKNANVALIRGGTTLQSILSFGTGVIAVFALIFLFYTNSFLIRRRKKEFGLYNILGMGKGNLTRILLWESAAICAIALLGGLFLGILFSKLAELLLINLMGGTVTFTFSVEPSAITSTFVLFIGIFALIFLNTFRQIHVAKPIELLHSETVGERPPKANWVLALLGVVILVVAYYLAITIQDPISALLWFFVAAVMVIVASYLLFIAGSVVLCKILQKNKGYYYKTRHFVSVSSMMYRMKRNGAGLASICILSTMVLVMLSSTVCLFVGTEDSLHGRYPRDISVQTNTLEESQTNQVHQAAEAVLKKHQLQQENFLQYRCLSLTAILENDKVDFNRGLLDSSALKNTNLIRQVFVLPVDEYNRLTGSNEALAADEVLLCSTKTDYTGNTITLQNQSTKKIKKIIPKFLENGTDSAQIFSSLFLIVPDFEQEREAFRSWAKTYSEYEISAETDYYGFDLSCDDSEEIAIRKEISQAIQKLQQEDPKFATVSVESLANNRSEFYGLNGGLLFLGVLLGIVFVFAAVLIMYYKQISEGYEDQSRFEIMQKVGMTKREIKKSINSQVLTVFFLPLIAAGVHVAFAFPMISKLLLLFGLYNTMLLVVVSLICYLTFALFYVLVYLITSRAYYDIVSGAK; from the coding sequence ATGAAGCACGGCTTTTATGCCCGTCTCGCCTGGACGGGGATTCAAAAGAACCGCAAGACCTATCTGCCATACCTTCTCACCTGCGTGGGAATGGTAATGATGTATTACCTGATCAGCTTTCTTTCCAAAAATGCAAATGTTGCTCTCATACGGGGCGGCACCACCCTGCAGAGTATTCTGAGCTTCGGCACCGGGGTGATCGCCGTTTTTGCCCTTATTTTTCTGTTTTACACCAACTCTTTTCTAATTCGCAGAAGAAAAAAGGAATTTGGGCTTTATAATATTTTGGGCATGGGAAAGGGAAACCTGACTCGCATTCTTCTCTGGGAAAGCGCCGCGATCTGCGCGATTGCTCTTTTGGGTGGACTCTTCCTTGGCATTCTGTTTTCCAAGCTGGCGGAGCTGCTGCTGATAAACCTGATGGGCGGCACAGTAACCTTCACCTTTTCGGTGGAGCCAAGTGCCATCACGTCCACATTCGTGCTATTTATCGGCATTTTCGCTCTGATTTTCCTCAATACCTTTCGCCAAATTCATGTTGCAAAGCCCATTGAGCTTCTGCACAGTGAAACGGTTGGAGAACGCCCGCCGAAAGCCAACTGGGTGCTGGCTCTTTTGGGGGTTGTGATTTTAGTCGTCGCATATTATCTGGCAATTACCATTCAAGACCCCATCTCTGCCCTGCTGTGGTTTTTTGTAGCGGCCGTCATGGTCATCGTTGCCAGCTACCTTTTGTTTATCGCGGGCTCGGTTGTTCTTTGCAAGATTCTGCAAAAAAACAAGGGCTATTATTACAAAACACGCCACTTTGTATCGGTATCTTCCATGATGTACCGCATGAAGCGCAACGGCGCTGGCCTGGCCTCGATCTGCATTCTGTCTACGATGGTGCTGGTCATGCTGTCCTCCACCGTCTGCCTGTTTGTGGGAACGGAGGATTCTCTTCATGGGCGTTACCCCAGGGATATTTCGGTCCAGACCAACACTCTGGAGGAATCCCAAACAAATCAGGTCCATCAGGCTGCGGAGGCTGTACTGAAAAAACATCAGCTTCAACAAGAAAATTTCCTGCAATACCGTTGCCTCAGCCTGACGGCAATTCTGGAAAATGATAAGGTAGACTTCAATCGCGGGCTGCTGGATTCCTCCGCGTTGAAAAATACCAACCTGATTCGCCAGGTGTTCGTTCTGCCTGTGGACGAATACAACCGCCTGACCGGCTCAAACGAGGCTCTGGCTGCGGACGAGGTACTTCTCTGCAGCACAAAAACCGACTATACCGGCAATACCATTACATTGCAAAATCAAAGTACAAAAAAAATTAAGAAGATCATTCCGAAATTTTTGGAAAACGGAACCGACTCCGCGCAGATTTTTTCGTCCCTGTTTTTGATCGTGCCAGATTTTGAACAGGAACGCGAGGCGTTTCGCAGCTGGGCAAAAACCTACTCGGAGTATGAAATTTCTGCTGAGACTGATTATTACGGGTTTGATCTCTCCTGCGACGACTCGGAGGAGATCGCCATCCGAAAGGAAATCTCTCAGGCGATTCAGAAGCTTCAGCAAGAGGACCCGAAATTTGCAACTGTATCCGTTGAAAGCCTTGCAAATAACCGCTCAGAGTTCTATGGCCTGAACGGCGGCCTGCTCTTTTTGGGTGTTCTGCTGGGGATCGTGTTCGTTTTTGCCGCCGTGCTGATTATGTACTATAAGCAAATCTCGGAGGGCTACGAAGATCAAAGCCGCTTTGAAATTATGCAGAAGGTCGGCATGACAAAGCGGGAAATTAAGAAGAGCATCAATTCCCAGGTGCTCACCGTATTCTTTCTGCCCTTGATTGCAGCCGGGGTACATGTAGCCTTTGCGTTCCCGATGATCTCAAAGCTACTTCTGCTGTTCGGCCTTTACAACACCATGCTGCTCGTTGTTGTTTCCCTCATATGCTACTTGACCTTTGCCCTGTTTTATGTGCTGGTATATCTCATTACCTCCCGCGCGTATTACGATATTGTCAGCGGAGCAAAATAA
- a CDS encoding ABC transporter ATP-binding protein, whose translation MSILEVNNLKKVYTTRFGGNQVEALKNVSFSVEKGEYVAIMGESGSGKTTLLNILAALDKPTGGSVLLDARDFSKIKESEIAAFRRDNLGFVFQDFNLLDTFSLMDNIYLPLVLAGVPYQEMEKRLAPIAKQLGISELLKKYPYEVSGGQKQRAAVARALITNPRLILADEPTGALDSKSTDELLHLFAQINCGGQTILMVTHSVKAASHAGRVLFIKDGEVFHQIYRGGSTKEAMYQKITDTLTVLATGGERK comes from the coding sequence ATGTCTATTCTCGAAGTTAACAACCTAAAAAAGGTTTATACCACCCGCTTTGGCGGGAATCAGGTAGAAGCGCTGAAAAACGTTTCGTTCAGCGTGGAAAAGGGCGAATATGTAGCAATCATGGGTGAATCCGGCTCCGGTAAAACCACGCTCTTGAATATTCTGGCCGCTCTCGACAAACCCACAGGCGGCTCTGTGCTGCTCGACGCACGCGATTTTTCCAAAATAAAGGAATCGGAAATCGCCGCGTTCCGCAGAGATAACCTGGGCTTTGTATTTCAGGACTTCAATCTGCTCGACACGTTTTCTCTGATGGACAACATTTATCTTCCTCTGGTGCTGGCCGGCGTGCCGTACCAGGAGATGGAAAAACGTCTTGCGCCGATTGCAAAGCAGCTCGGCATTTCGGAGCTTTTGAAAAAATATCCTTATGAGGTATCGGGCGGGCAAAAGCAGCGGGCTGCCGTGGCCCGGGCGCTCATTACGAACCCCAGGCTGATTCTGGCCGATGAGCCGACCGGCGCGCTGGACTCAAAATCGACCGACGAACTGCTCCACCTGTTCGCGCAGATCAACTGCGGCGGGCAGACCATTTTAATGGTGACCCATTCGGTCAAGGCCGCCTCTCATGCGGGCCGCGTTTTGTTCATTAAAGACGGCGAGGTCTTTCACCAGATTTACCGCGGCGGCAGTACCAAAGAGGCAATGTACCAGAAAATCACCGACACGCTTACCGTTCTTGCGACAGGCGGTGAACGGAAATGA
- a CDS encoding sensor histidine kinase gives MKLWNRYLKAHTKQTFVFFLFCAIFFLSFALYHLPLAAVLYPTAICTVLGLAVLLLDFISFFARHKELLALYSEVAVTVKRLPRVSNLLEEDYQQIILSLFQEKVNLENRMQSQYTDLIEYYTVWAHQIKTPIASMYLSLQDDDSPFSRELTEELQHIEQYVEMVLCYLRLDSCSTDYLIRSCDLDPILRQSVRKFASQFIRRKIRLVYEPTEFSALTDEKWLLFVLEQLLSNAIKYTKAGGTISITMNEPGILCISDSGIGIAPEDLPRIFEKGYTGYNGRGDKKASGIGLYLCRRICGNLRHRITAESALGRGTVITLDLNRTTLERE, from the coding sequence ATGAAATTATGGAACCGCTATCTGAAGGCGCACACAAAGCAAACTTTCGTCTTTTTTCTGTTTTGCGCCATCTTTTTTCTGTCCTTCGCTTTATATCATCTGCCACTGGCGGCAGTGCTTTACCCTACGGCCATTTGCACGGTTTTGGGACTGGCGGTACTTCTTTTGGATTTTATCTCCTTTTTCGCGCGGCACAAAGAGCTGTTGGCTCTCTATTCTGAGGTTGCCGTTACCGTAAAGCGGCTTCCTCGCGTATCGAATCTGCTGGAGGAAGATTACCAGCAGATCATTTTGTCTTTGTTTCAGGAAAAGGTGAATTTAGAAAACCGGATGCAAAGCCAATATACCGATTTAATCGAATATTATACCGTTTGGGCGCATCAGATTAAAACCCCGATTGCATCCATGTATCTAAGCTTGCAGGACGACGACTCCCCTTTCAGCCGCGAGCTGACGGAGGAGCTGCAACACATTGAACAATATGTGGAGATGGTGCTTTGCTACCTGCGGCTGGATTCCTGTTCTACGGATTATCTGATCCGCAGCTGTGATCTGGATCCCATCCTTCGGCAGTCCGTGCGAAAATTCGCCTCTCAGTTCATTCGCCGTAAAATCAGGCTGGTTTACGAGCCGACCGAATTCTCTGCTCTGACAGACGAAAAATGGCTTCTGTTTGTTTTGGAGCAGCTGCTTTCCAACGCGATCAAATACACAAAGGCCGGCGGAACTATCTCGATTACAATGAACGAGCCGGGTATTCTCTGCATCAGCGATTCCGGCATCGGCATTGCACCGGAGGATTTGCCGCGTATTTTTGAAAAGGGCTACACCGGCTATAACGGGCGCGGAGACAAAAAGGCCAGCGGAATCGGCCTGTACCTGTGCCGCCGAATCTGCGGCAATCTGCGGCACCGAATCACGGCTGAGTCTGCGTTGGGAAGAGGTACCGTAATCACTTTGGATTTAAACCGCACAACGCTGGAGCGGGAATAG
- a CDS encoding response regulator transcription factor — MYRILIVEDNSGIAAAMKKHIEAWGLEAKCVEDFQNVLSVFSEYNPHLVLLDISLPFFNGYHWCSEIRRVSKVPIVFISSASENMNIVMAINMGGDDFIAKPFDLSVFMAKIQAILRRTYDFSGQVSVLEHRGALLNTADATLTYQGERIDLTKNDYRILQALMERKGQVVSREKLMERLWETDSFVDENTLTVNMTRLRKKLDAAGLPHFITTKVGMGYLVE; from the coding sequence ATGTACCGGATTCTGATTGTGGAAGACAACTCGGGAATTGCGGCCGCAATGAAAAAGCATATTGAGGCATGGGGACTGGAAGCGAAGTGTGTTGAGGATTTTCAAAACGTGCTTTCGGTGTTTTCCGAATACAACCCTCACCTGGTTCTGCTGGATATTTCGCTGCCTTTTTTCAACGGATACCACTGGTGCAGTGAAATCCGTAGAGTGTCAAAAGTCCCCATTGTTTTTATTTCTTCGGCCTCCGAGAACATGAACATTGTTATGGCGATAAACATGGGCGGCGATGATTTTATTGCCAAGCCCTTTGATCTGTCTGTCTTCATGGCGAAAATACAGGCGATTCTGCGCAGAACCTACGATTTTTCGGGGCAGGTTTCTGTGCTGGAGCATCGAGGAGCCCTGCTGAACACCGCCGACGCTACGCTGACCTATCAGGGGGAACGCATCGACTTAACGAAGAATGATTACCGTATCCTCCAGGCGCTGATGGAACGCAAGGGGCAGGTGGTAAGCCGTGAAAAGCTGATGGAACGGTTGTGGGAAACCGACAGCTTTGTAGACGAAAACACACTGACCGTAAACATGACTCGCCTGCGCAAAAAGCTCGACGCCGCAGGCCTGCCGCATTTCATCACCACCAAGGTGGGAATGGGCTACTTGGTGGAATAG
- a CDS encoding IPT/TIG domain-containing protein: MMRTILKRGLAWITSLALVVGFLPVLPVSAAGADVELSCTTASATFTASQIFGSTELDSYADLGNGMLTQPVCNGFVAMIQGADSNPNTDPYIYGAYNRDGRLYSDPVAYVNNSQLKFTFPQPGVYQFYAFYSDDIHPDIDKSVEITYEKSYAVPTVTALSPTSGTTAGGTSVTITGTDFTDATAVEFGDTAAASFTIDSATKITANSPAHSAGAVDVTVTTAGGTSATGTSSQFTYTSASSLSFTSGTTADYAENQSDSAYTAQAAGTGTITYSITGGNDKDRFNIDSSSGEVTFIGAPDYETPQDLDKDNVYDITVKATDGTDEATQDVAITVTDIDDVNFSDSDNDAPGESISSNTIIRELLVEGGGTVNVSFSTVKVGENTPWTCVYPPNHDHTGSPGGLYSLAYTGATTSGVMLQVSVPSGYSFDLSSFKFAADLSSVSKIYIGTLEDTDSFGSADVTQNVSKGYTIVQPSVNDVTSVVLSSENYTLFQDFEITDLKQTSTSPAAPTVTSLSPTSGTTAGGTSVTITGTDFTDATAVEFGSTASTSFTVDSSTKITVNSPAHSAGKVDVTVTTAGGTSATGTSSQFTYTEPALAPTVTTGEVSSVAQTTATANGNVTNLGSSNPTQHGFVWSTSANPTTSNSKTEQGAVSATGAFTGSITGLAANTTYHIRAYATNSAGTSYGEDVTFATQAALVAPTVTTGEATSVAQTTATGNGNVTNLGSSNPTQHGFVWSTSANPTTSNSKTEQGTVSATGAFTGSITGLAANTTYHIRTYATNSAGTSYGEDVTFVTQAALVASTVTTGEATSVAQTTATGNGNVTNLGSSNPTQHGFVWSTSANPTTSNSKTEQGAVSATGAFTGSITGLAANTTYHIRAYATNSAGTSYGEDMTFATQAALVAPTVTSLSPTSGMIAGGTSVTITGTDFTDATAVEFGGTAATSFTVDSSTKITATSPAHSAGAVDVTVTTPAGTSATGTSCQFTYTAPLPTVTDANISISGATGTGGIYKIGDTVTVAWNNSTSGDNSTGVTGVTMNFTAFGGGAAVTATESGGVWRAAYTITVGSINGTNKNISVTAVNPAGSTTTVDTTNAAVNNILPAAPFSLALAAESDTGVADNITSNTTPTITGQAQANSTVKVFVEGLLIGTATADGSGNWSFTVPALSDGTHSFTAQTADEAGNLSSLSTACSVIIDTLGPTVSGVTDSENYNTGKAATFTEATATLAKNGGTPGEYTSGTTISESGSYTLVVTDTAGNHTVVAFTITMKKILSTITAPVAITGVANGTAKTAAALGLPAKVTLNTDSGEVQADVTWDVAASTYQSSSSAEQSFTVSGTVTLPSDVINSGSIPLTTSISVTVKRASSSSGSSSDHSSSGGGSSTSSASKPTESVTGGTTNTAIVDKNGTASVGVTDQNIADAIADARAQAAQRGADAGEITVAINVSTGSANPSTLSVNLPRTTQQQVINNGIAGIELIVNRSDFTLGMNLAAISEINRQANADVQITATRSRDPQLRPAARNAIGSRPVYDFHATYQNGTQSVTNFGDGRIFVSIPYTPASNEAVGYLYMAYVDGSGNVTRVPGSAYDRNSGCLIFETNHLSVYGIGYSAPSAKFTDISSHWAKESIDFAVGRGLFGGRASGKFGPDTAITRGDFITALGRLARANVSSYTKSSFTDVPANSYHLPYIEWACKNGIIQGVGSNRFAPERAITREEVAAVLQNYAKVTGYILPVTREAVTFADGTSIGSTDQNAVRTMQQAGVVMGGNNNKYSPKAAATRAEICAMLYRYVKLTIDPATAQGWAKNDSGQYMYYKDGKALIGWQTVNGKVYCFDSSGGAYANGWRKNSKGESFYLSSNGSAVTGWQTIARKRYYFDAYANMVAGQWLQVDSRWYYFYADGSLAQNTTIGGYQVDANGVRKA, translated from the coding sequence ATGATGAGGACAATATTAAAAAGGGGCTTGGCGTGGATTACGTCTTTGGCGCTGGTTGTGGGTTTTCTTCCGGTGCTGCCGGTGAGCGCAGCTGGTGCGGATGTGGAGCTTTCTTGTACGACTGCTTCCGCTACCTTTACCGCATCCCAAATATTTGGTTCAACAGAACTGGATTCCTATGCTGATCTTGGAAATGGCATGTTAACTCAGCCTGTATGCAATGGTTTTGTGGCAATGATACAGGGTGCAGATTCTAATCCGAATACCGATCCTTATATTTATGGTGCTTATAATAGAGACGGAAGACTCTATTCAGATCCAGTGGCATATGTTAACAATAGTCAATTAAAGTTTACTTTCCCCCAGCCAGGTGTTTACCAGTTTTACGCATTTTATTCTGATGATATACACCCTGATATTGACAAATCGGTTGAAATTACGTATGAAAAATCCTACGCAGTGCCAACTGTCACCGCGCTCTCGCCCACGAGCGGCACGACCGCAGGGGGAACCTCAGTCACGATTACCGGTACGGATTTTACAGATGCGACAGCGGTGGAGTTCGGCGATACAGCTGCGGCGTCTTTTACCATTGATTCTGCAACAAAAATTACTGCCAATTCACCCGCGCACAGTGCGGGTGCGGTAGATGTAACGGTTACAACGGCAGGCGGCACGAGCGCGACAGGTACCTCCAGTCAGTTTACCTATACGTCCGCTTCATCGCTCTCATTTACTTCTGGTACAACCGCGGATTATGCCGAAAATCAGTCGGACTCTGCCTATACCGCGCAGGCGGCTGGCACGGGAACGATTACCTATTCCATAACAGGCGGGAATGATAAAGACCGGTTCAACATTGACTCATCGTCCGGCGAAGTAACCTTTATTGGTGCGCCGGACTATGAAACACCTCAGGATTTAGATAAGGACAACGTCTACGACATTACCGTGAAAGCAACGGACGGCACAGACGAGGCAACGCAGGATGTTGCAATCACGGTTACAGATATTGACGATGTTAACTTCAGCGATTCAGACAATGACGCTCCTGGCGAGAGCATTTCTTCCAATACAATCATCAGGGAACTGCTTGTGGAAGGCGGAGGAACGGTAAATGTAAGCTTTTCTACGGTGAAAGTGGGCGAAAATACTCCTTGGACATGTGTTTATCCTCCGAACCACGATCATACTGGGTCCCCGGGAGGACTGTATAGTTTAGCATATACAGGAGCTACGACTTCGGGAGTCATGCTCCAGGTTTCGGTTCCATCCGGCTATTCCTTCGACCTTTCCAGCTTTAAGTTTGCGGCGGATTTATCCAGTGTTAGTAAAATTTATATTGGTACATTAGAGGATACGGACTCCTTCGGTTCTGCCGATGTAACGCAGAACGTCAGTAAGGGGTATACCATCGTTCAGCCCTCGGTAAACGATGTAACCTCGGTTGTGTTATCTTCAGAGAACTACACGCTGTTTCAGGATTTTGAAATTACGGACTTAAAGCAGACATCTACGTCCCCGGCTGCGCCAACCGTCACCTCGCTCTCTCCCACGAGCGGCACAACTGCGGGCGGAACCTCTGTAACCATCACAGGAACAGATTTCACAGATGCGACAGCGGTGGAGTTCGGGAGTACGGCCTCAACGTCCTTTACCGTAGACTCTTCCACGAAAATTACTGTCAATTCACCCGCGCACAGTGCGGGTAAGGTAGATGTAACAGTTACAACGGCAGGAGGCACGAGCGCGACAGGTACCTCCAGTCAGTTTACCTATACCGAGCCAGCGCTCGCGCCAACCGTCACAACAGGGGAGGTAAGCAGTGTTGCGCAGACGACGGCAACTGCAAACGGTAATGTTACCAATTTAGGTTCGTCTAACCCGACACAGCACGGCTTTGTTTGGAGTACCTCGGCGAATCCGACCACCTCCAATTCTAAAACGGAACAGGGTGCCGTTTCGGCAACAGGTGCCTTTACGGGCAGTATCACCGGCCTTGCGGCGAACACAACCTACCACATTCGTGCATACGCGACCAATAGTGCTGGAACCTCCTACGGCGAGGATGTGACTTTTGCGACTCAGGCTGCTTTAGTCGCGCCAACCGTCACAACAGGGGAGGCAACCAGTGTTGCGCAGACGACGGCGACTGGGAACGGTAATGTTACCAATTTAGGTTCGTCTAACCCGACACAGCACGGCTTTGTTTGGAGTACCTCGGCGAATCCGACCACCTCCAATTCTAAAACGGAACAAGGTACCGTTTCGGCAACGGGTGCCTTTACGGGCAGTATCACCGGCCTTGCGGCGAACACAACCTACCACATTCGTACATACGCGACCAATAGTGCTGGAACCTCCTACGGCGAGGATGTGACTTTTGTGACTCAGGCCGCTTTAGTCGCGTCAACCGTCACAACAGGGGAGGCAACCAGTGTTGCGCAGACGACGGCGACTGGGAACGGTAATGTTACCAATTTAGGTTCGTCTAACCCGACACAACACGGCTTTGTTTGGAGTACCTCGGCGAATCCGACCACCTCCAATTCTAAAACGGAACAGGGTGCCGTTTCGGCAACGGGTGCCTTTACGGGCAGTATCACCGGCCTTGCGGCGAACACAACCTACCACATTCGTGCATACGCAACCAATAGTGCTGGAACCTCCTACGGCGAAGATATGACTTTTGCGACTCAGGCTGCTTTAGTCGCGCCAACCGTCACCTCGCTCTCTCCCACGAGTGGCATGATCGCAGGAGGAACCTCTGTAACCATCACAGGAACAGATTTCACAGATGCGACAGCGGTGGAGTTCGGGGGTACGGCCGCAACGTCCTTTACCGTAGACTCTTCCACAAAAATCACCGCAACGTCACCGGCGCACAGTGCAGGTGCGGTAGATGTAACGGTTACAACGCCAGCCGGCACAAGTGCGACAGGTACCTCCTGTCAGTTTACCTATACTGCGCCGTTACCGACTGTCACCGACGCGAATATCTCAATTAGCGGAGCAACGGGGACGGGCGGAATCTATAAAATCGGAGATACCGTAACGGTAGCTTGGAACAACTCCACCTCGGGAGACAACAGCACTGGCGTCACCGGAGTGACAATGAACTTTACCGCCTTTGGCGGTGGCGCGGCAGTCACCGCCACGGAGTCCGGCGGTGTTTGGAGAGCTGCCTATACCATCACGGTGGGCAGCATCAATGGTACGAATAAAAATATTTCTGTCACCGCGGTCAACCCGGCAGGTTCTACCACTACGGTGGATACAACAAATGCCGCGGTCAACAATATTCTCCCGGCTGCTCCGTTCTCTCTGGCTCTTGCCGCCGAATCGGACACGGGCGTGGCGGATAACATTACCAGTAATACAACGCCGACCATTACCGGTCAGGCGCAGGCAAATAGTACAGTAAAGGTGTTTGTTGAGGGTCTTCTGATCGGAACCGCAACGGCAGACGGCTCTGGAAACTGGAGCTTTACAGTACCCGCATTGAGCGATGGAACCCACAGCTTTACAGCACAGACCGCAGATGAGGCAGGGAATCTCAGCAGTTTATCCACAGCTTGCTCTGTGATCATCGACACCCTTGGTCCGACGGTTTCCGGCGTAACCGATAGCGAGAATTACAATACCGGGAAAGCGGCAACTTTTACCGAGGCAACGGCAACGCTGGCCAAGAACGGTGGAACCCCTGGGGAGTACACTTCGGGTACCACCATCAGTGAGTCGGGAAGCTATACTCTGGTTGTAACGGACACGGCCGGTAACCACACGGTGGTAGCATTCACCATTACCATGAAAAAAATCTTAAGCACCATCACCGCACCGGTGGCAATTACGGGCGTGGCAAATGGTACGGCTAAAACAGCCGCCGCTCTGGGGCTGCCCGCCAAGGTAACACTGAATACTGACAGCGGTGAGGTGCAGGCAGATGTGACATGGGATGTAGCCGCCAGCACTTATCAATCGTCCAGCTCTGCGGAGCAAAGCTTTACCGTTAGCGGAACGGTTACTTTACCGAGTGATGTGATCAATTCGGGGAGCATTCCCCTTACAACGAGTATTAGTGTGACGGTAAAGAGAGCATCCAGTTCCAGCGGATCGTCTTCCGATCATTCTTCTTCCGGCGGTGGTTCCTCCACCTCTTCTGCTTCAAAGCCGACGGAGTCGGTCACCGGCGGAACCACTAATACGGCAATCGTTGACAAAAACGGAACCGCAAGTGTTGGTGTTACCGATCAAAATATTGCCGACGCGATAGCCGATGCCAGAGCGCAGGCTGCTCAAAGGGGCGCTGATGCAGGCGAAATCACGGTGGCGATCAATGTTTCTACCGGCAGTGCAAATCCTTCTACCCTGAGTGTGAATCTGCCGAGAACCACTCAGCAGCAGGTCATTAACAATGGGATTGCCGGTATTGAGCTAATCGTTAACCGTTCTGATTTTACACTAGGCATGAATCTCGCGGCGATTTCCGAAATTAACCGGCAGGCCAATGCCGATGTGCAAATTACCGCGACCAGATCGCGTGATCCTCAGTTGAGACCAGCGGCCAGAAACGCCATTGGCAGCCGCCCGGTTTATGATTTCCACGCTACCTATCAGAATGGTACCCAGAGCGTAACGAATTTTGGGGACGGAAGAATTTTTGTCAGTATCCCTTATACGCCGGCGAGCAATGAGGCAGTGGGGTATCTGTACATGGCTTATGTGGACGGCAGCGGCAACGTTACCCGTGTTCCGGGCTCTGCCTATGACAGGAACAGTGGCTGCCTGATCTTTGAGACCAATCACTTATCTGTATACGGTATCGGGTATTCAGCGCCGAGCGCCAAATTCACCGACATCAGCAGCCATTGGGCAAAGGAATCCATCGATTTTGCGGTTGGACGCGGACTTTTCGGTGGCAGAGCGAGCGGAAAATTTGGGCCCGACACCGCTATTACAAGGGGCGATTTTATCACCGCTCTGGGCAGGCTTGCCAGAGCAAATGTCAGCAGCTACACGAAGAGCAGCTTTACGGACGTTCCAGCAAACTCCTACCACCTTCCCTATATCGAGTGGGCCTGCAAAAACGGCATCATTCAGGGCGTTGGCAGCAATCGGTTTGCGCCGGAGCGCGCTATCACCCGTGAAGAAGTCGCGGCTGTTCTTCAAAACTATGCCAAAGTGACCGGCTACATTCTGCCGGTTACCCGCGAGGCAGTCACTTTTGCAGACGGCACCAGCATTGGTAGCACCGACCAGAATGCAGTCAGAACCATGCAGCAGGCCGGTGTCGTGATGGGCGGCAATAACAACAAATACAGCCCGAAGGCGGCGGCCACCCGTGCGGAGATTTGCGCGATGTTGTACCGCTACGTCAAGCTGACCATTGACCCCGCCACTGCACAGGGCTGGGCGAAAAACGACAGCGGGCAGTATATGTACTACAAAGACGGCAAAGCACTCATTGGCTGGCAGACGGTGAACGGCAAGGTATATTGCTTTGACAGCAGCGGCGGTGCCTATGCAAACGGATGGAGAAAAAACAGTAAGGGAGAAAGCTTCTACCTTTCTTCGAACGGCAGCGCCGTTACCGGTTGGCAGACAATCGCAAGGAAGCGCTACTACTTTGATGCCTACGCGAATATGGTAGCTGGTCAATGGCTCCAGGTGGACAGCAGGTGGTATTATTTCTACGCAGACGGTTCCCTGGCCCAAAACACCACGATTGGCGGTTACCAGGTGGATGCGAACGGTGTACGAAAAGCATAA